The Bacteroidales bacterium genome has a window encoding:
- a CDS encoding TolC family protein, protein MNSMFRKLIAGLALVLGIQASAWSQSDIEVIELTLPEVIEVAHEQSLMSLMSRHRFRSSYWEFRAHKASTRPGLTLEGTLPSLTNATESVIQPDGTEEFVERSFMRTSLDMQLNQNIWLTGGRVFVSSQLQRNDNFGEEPPTKYLSYPVTIGFMQPINGYNEFKWDRKIEPMKYEAAQLTYINTMERVSQQSVRYFFDLALAQINLEIAQKNLANSDTLYQIAQGRYQLGTIAENDLLQLELSRLNSETQYNEATIDLELRKSRLRSFLGFNERVSLKLVLPREVPEITMDYNRTLTEARENNPEILTMEQQLLEAERAVAEARSQKGIRGDLFAQIGFSGVNEDLRSAYTDMARQQRVEVGVQIPILDWGLGKGRYRMAQSAEEVVKMDVSQSLIDFNENIFLQVMQFNLQDDQVAIAAKADTIADLRYEVTKQRFLIGKIDVLDLNVALEEKDVARRGYVEAMRNYWDYYFDLRGLTLYDWQKDIKLSEDFDDILDL, encoded by the coding sequence ATGAATAGTATGTTTCGTAAGCTAATAGCAGGACTGGCGCTGGTTCTTGGAATCCAGGCATCTGCCTGGTCGCAGTCAGATATTGAAGTGATTGAACTTACCCTTCCCGAGGTCATCGAGGTGGCTCACGAGCAGTCGCTGATGTCGCTGATGTCCAGGCACCGGTTTCGCAGCTCTTATTGGGAGTTCAGGGCCCACAAGGCAAGCACCAGGCCAGGCCTGACCCTGGAGGGAACCCTGCCCTCACTGACCAATGCCACCGAGAGTGTGATACAACCCGATGGGACAGAAGAGTTTGTGGAACGTTCCTTTATGAGGACTTCCCTGGATATGCAGCTGAACCAGAATATCTGGCTCACCGGCGGACGGGTATTTGTCTCCTCCCAGCTCCAGCGGAACGATAATTTCGGAGAGGAGCCACCGACCAAATATCTTTCTTACCCGGTAACCATAGGATTTATGCAGCCCATCAACGGGTACAATGAGTTTAAGTGGGACCGGAAGATTGAACCGATGAAGTATGAGGCGGCCCAGCTGACCTATATCAATACCATGGAACGTGTAAGTCAGCAGTCGGTGAGGTATTTCTTTGACCTGGCCCTGGCCCAGATCAACCTGGAGATTGCTCAGAAGAACCTGGCCAATTCAGACACCCTATATCAGATTGCCCAGGGTCGTTACCAGCTGGGGACCATTGCGGAGAACGATCTTTTACAACTGGAACTCAGCCGTCTTAATTCGGAAACGCAATATAATGAGGCCACCATCGATCTGGAATTACGGAAGTCGAGGCTTCGTTCCTTTCTGGGGTTCAACGAAAGAGTGAGCCTGAAGCTGGTCCTCCCCAGAGAGGTTCCGGAGATTACCATGGATTATAACAGGACACTGACCGAAGCCAGAGAGAATAATCCGGAGATCCTGACCATGGAACAGCAACTGCTGGAGGCTGAACGGGCGGTGGCCGAGGCCCGGTCGCAAAAGGGGATCCGGGGCGACCTGTTTGCACAGATCGGCTTCAGTGGAGTCAATGAGGATCTGCGCAGCGCCTATACGGATATGGCCCGGCAGCAGCGTGTTGAGGTGGGGGTTCAGATTCCCATCCTGGATTGGGGCCTTGGAAAGGGGAGGTACCGCATGGCCCAGTCGGCCGAAGAGGTGGTAAAAATGGACGTCAGCCAGTCGCTGATCGATTTCAATGAGAATATTTTCCTGCAGGTGATGCAGTTCAACCTGCAGGACGACCAGGTGGCCATCGCAGCCAAGGCCGATACCATTGCCGATCTTCGCTACGAAGTGACCAAACAGCGTTTCTTAATAGGGAAGATCGATGTGCTCGATCTGAATGTGGCACTCGAGGAGAAGGATGTGGCCCGCAGAGGCTATGTGGAGGCCATGAGAAATTATTGGGACTACTACTTTGACCTGAGGGGACTTACCCTTTACGACTGGCAGAAGGATATCAAGCTCAGTGAGGATTTTGACGACATTCTGGATTTGTAG
- a CDS encoding ABC transporter permease yields MQTEPGGSKMGRYLHDIVIAIESILANQMRSILTALGIIFGVAAVITMLAIGKGAQQEILDQIKMVGVNNIIVTPIIEAANGGDSESSGESQTKKFSPGLTMQDVEAILEVIPTVRTASPEITLNSNVIKEGKRASAKLLGVSSAYFEIYNLPIEEGTFFNEYQEENGIPVCVIGANIKNKFFSKENPIGKYIKFDKVWLKVIGVLEKNEVTLTRFENIGVNVMNDNIYVPVKTMLLRYQNRALVGTRVVGSTNVMRRGPMVAAFTSSNDSESNYNQLDRIIVQVNESSELSPSTDLLARLLLRRHEEVKDFEITVPELLLKQEQRTKDIFNIVLGAIASISLLVGGIGIMNIMFASVMERIKEIGTRLAIGAQKRDIVVQFLAEAVLISVSGGLVGVIIGVLASWLITNFADIATIVTPISVIISFVVSASVGVIFGYSPAKRASERDPIESLRYE; encoded by the coding sequence ATGCAAACAGAACCGGGGGGGAGTAAGATGGGACGTTATTTGCATGATATTGTCATTGCTATCGAGTCGATCCTGGCAAACCAGATGCGCAGTATCCTGACTGCCCTGGGTATTATTTTCGGTGTCGCTGCGGTAATTACCATGCTGGCCATCGGCAAAGGGGCCCAGCAGGAGATTCTTGATCAGATCAAGATGGTAGGGGTGAACAATATAATCGTCACGCCCATTATAGAAGCTGCCAATGGAGGGGACAGTGAATCTTCCGGAGAAAGCCAGACAAAGAAATTCTCACCGGGCCTTACCATGCAGGATGTGGAAGCCATTCTGGAAGTGATTCCAACTGTCCGGACAGCCTCGCCCGAAATTACCCTGAACAGCAATGTGATCAAGGAGGGGAAAAGGGCCAGTGCCAAGCTGCTGGGAGTCTCGAGCGCCTATTTCGAGATTTATAATCTCCCCATTGAGGAGGGGACCTTCTTCAATGAGTACCAGGAGGAGAATGGTATTCCGGTCTGTGTGATCGGGGCCAATATCAAGAATAAATTTTTTAGTAAGGAGAATCCCATTGGCAAGTATATCAAATTTGACAAGGTATGGCTGAAGGTGATCGGAGTGCTGGAGAAAAATGAAGTTACGCTGACCCGCTTCGAAAACATCGGGGTCAACGTGATGAACGACAACATTTATGTTCCGGTCAAAACCATGCTCCTGAGGTACCAGAACCGGGCCCTGGTGGGCACCCGGGTGGTGGGGAGTACCAATGTGATGCGCAGGGGGCCTATGGTGGCCGCTTTCACTTCTTCTAACGATAGTGAATCTAACTACAACCAGCTGGACCGGATTATCGTACAGGTGAATGAATCGAGCGAGCTTTCTCCCTCTACCGACCTCCTGGCCCGTTTGCTGCTCAGGCGTCACGAGGAGGTCAAGGATTTTGAGATCACCGTACCGGAGCTGCTGCTTAAACAGGAGCAGCGAACCAAAGATATCTTTAATATCGTACTGGGAGCCATCGCCAGCATCTCGCTGCTGGTGGGTGGTATCGGGATTATGAATATCATGTTTGCCTCGGTGATGGAGCGTATCAAGGAGATTGGGACGCGACTGGCCATTGGAGCTCAGAAGCGGGACATTGTGGTTCAGTTCCTTGCCGAGGCGGTGCTGATCAGCGTGAGTGGCGGTTTGGTTGGGGTGATTATTGGTGTCCTGGCCTCCTGGCTGATTACCAACTTTGCCGATATCGCCACCATCGTCACACCCATCAGCGTGATTATCTCATTTGTAGTCTCCGCATCTGTCGGGGTTATTTTCGGGTACTCTCCGGCCAAAAGGGCTTCTGAGAGAGATCCCATTGAATCTTTAAGGTATGAATAG
- a CDS encoding efflux RND transporter periplasmic adaptor subunit: protein MKKRTLIAIVIPAVIIIALILYSVLSGKEKEIVLETEVQQGQFEIVVMVTGELQAIRETEIQAPSQLRSRNLRIRSVKIQDLIPEGTVVDSGDWVATLDRSEADNSLKDILDNLEQKESEYMRTKLDTTMQLRELRDELFNLKFAMEEAQITVEQSKYEPPATIRQAEIELEKAERAYDQAESNYGLRVSQARANMREAEINMARDRRSKEEMEAVLQKFDIYAPSSGMVIYKKDWSGEKRTAGTEINTWDLAVATLPDLSTMISMTYVNEIDISKLKRGQKVKIGVDAFPEKQFTGEVTEVANIGQQLPNTDAKVFEVRIELNERDSILRPSMTTSNQVITQVLDSVLFLPLEAVHANDSLTFVYTRDGRKQVVVLGESNENHIVVDMGLKKGEKLYLSNPDNPENFKYAGLELMDEIQRRKAEEEKQRREMQEQMNRPRQPRNIQGGPPQGRPQGEAQGTEQAETRVSNANRTGGE, encoded by the coding sequence ATGAAAAAGAGAACATTAATAGCCATTGTTATTCCTGCAGTTATCATCATTGCACTGATACTCTATTCAGTACTGTCAGGTAAAGAGAAGGAGATCGTGCTGGAGACCGAGGTGCAGCAGGGACAGTTTGAGATCGTGGTCATGGTAACCGGCGAGTTACAGGCTATCCGCGAGACCGAGATCCAGGCCCCGTCTCAGCTGCGAAGCAGGAACCTGCGAATTCGCAGTGTCAAGATTCAGGATCTGATCCCTGAAGGTACCGTGGTTGATTCGGGCGACTGGGTGGCTACCCTGGACCGCTCCGAGGCGGATAACTCCCTGAAGGATATCCTGGATAACCTGGAACAGAAAGAGTCTGAATATATGCGTACCAAGCTGGATACCACCATGCAGCTTCGCGAGCTTCGCGATGAATTATTTAACCTGAAATTTGCCATGGAAGAGGCTCAGATTACGGTGGAACAGTCGAAATACGAACCCCCGGCCACCATCCGCCAGGCAGAGATTGAACTGGAAAAGGCTGAAAGAGCCTATGACCAGGCTGAAAGCAATTATGGCCTGAGAGTAAGTCAGGCCCGGGCAAATATGCGTGAAGCGGAGATCAATATGGCACGGGACCGGCGGAGCAAGGAGGAGATGGAAGCGGTGCTGCAAAAGTTTGATATCTATGCACCCTCTTCGGGAATGGTGATTTATAAAAAAGACTGGAGCGGAGAAAAACGGACTGCCGGAACAGAGATTAATACCTGGGACCTGGCCGTGGCCACACTGCCCGATCTCTCCACCATGATCTCCATGACCTATGTGAATGAAATTGACATCAGCAAATTGAAGAGAGGGCAGAAGGTTAAAATCGGAGTGGATGCCTTCCCCGAAAAGCAGTTTACGGGCGAGGTGACCGAAGTGGCCAATATTGGTCAGCAGCTGCCCAATACCGATGCCAAGGTTTTTGAAGTGAGAATTGAGCTGAATGAGCGGGACTCCATTCTCAGGCCCTCCATGACCACCAGCAACCAGGTCATCACCCAGGTGCTGGACAGCGTACTCTTTCTTCCGTTGGAAGCCGTTCATGCCAATGACAGCCTGACCTTTGTCTATACCCGGGACGGCCGGAAACAGGTGGTGGTGCTGGGTGAATCCAATGAGAATCATATTGTGGTGGATATGGGACTAAAGAAGGGCGAGAAGCTCTATCTCTCCAATCCGGATAACCCCGAAAACTTTAAGTATGCCGGGCTGGAGCTGATGGATGAGATTCAGCGCAGAAAGGCCGAGGAAGAAAAGCAAAGGAGGGAGATGCAGGAGCAGATGAACCGGCCGAGACAACCGCGCAATATCCAGGGAGGACCTCCCCAGGGTCGTCCGCAGGGAGAAGCCCAGGGAACTGAGCAGGCAGAAACCCGGGTTAGTAATGCAAACAGAACCGGGGGGGAGTAA